Sequence from the Dehalococcoidia bacterium genome:
ATTGCCTTCACGGACCGCGTGGAGCTGTACCTGCGCCCGCGCAAAGGACAGCACCACGTCCTGCGCATGGCGCGAGACCTGATCTACCACCGGACCAGGGGCACCGGCACCAGCATCGAGGCGGCGACAGATTTCCTGATGCGCGTCGCCAAGCGGCCCGGCGTCGCGTTCATAATCTCCGACTTTCACGCGCGCGGCTACGCTCCTTCCCTGCGCCTCGCGGCCCAGAAGCACGACGTCATCGCCGTGAGCATCACCGACCCGCGCGAGGTGGAGTTGCCGCCGGCCGGCCTCGTAGCCCTGCGCGATCCCGAGAGCGGCGCGGAGACGCTCATAGACACGGAGGACCGGCGCGAACGCGAACGCTACGCGGCGATGGCAGCCGAGCGGCTGTTGGCGCGGCGCCGCCTCCTCACCGGGCTGGGCGTCGACGAGGTCCCGCTGCGCACCGACCGGTCCTACGTCGAACCGCTGATGCAGTTCTTTCGGGCCCGGGCCGGCAGGAGGGTCGCGAGGGCATGAGAGGCCTCCACTTCCGCGCCCGTCCCTGGTCACGACTGGTGGCCCTTGCCGCCGCTGCCGGCCTCGCCATGGGGCTGCTACACATCGGGGCGGGGGACGCTTCTGCCGAAGAGCCGGCGGTGACCCGGTATGACGTCGAGGCGCCGCCGACCCTGACGATCGGCGACCGCTTTCGGGTGACCATTGTGGTGGAGGCGGACGCGGGAACGCGGGTGGAGATTGCCCCGGGCGGGATTCCGGAGGATGTCGCCCTGGCGGAGTCGGCGCGCTTCAGCAGCAGCGACCTCGGTGGCGGGCGCACCCAGATACGCATCGAGTTGGTGCTGTCGGCCTTCGTGCTCGGGGATTACCAGATGCCTCCTATCCGGCTGCGCTACCGCGACGCGTCCGGCGTGGCCGGTGAGCTGCGGACGCCGTCGGCGCGCCTGCTGATCCGCGGCACGCTGCCCTCGGGACCGCAGCTGCCGGAGCCGCGCGACCTGAAGCCGCAGGCCGAGATCGGGGCGCCACCGGGACCGCCTTATGAGCTGATTGGCGTTGCGGCCGCCGCTTTCGTGGTGGCAGCGGCGCTGATGGCGGTCGCGTTAAGGCGCCTGCAACGCCCGGCGGAAGGGCCCGCAGCTGCAGCTTCGGCGGAGGAGCCGCTGGGTCCGGAGGACGCAGCGCGCCGTCGTCTCGATCAGGCCGGCGCCCGCTTAGCCGAGGACGGTGACCTGCAGACCTATTACGCGACCATATCCAGGGCCGTGAGGACCTACCTCACGGAGCGCTTCGGCTTTCCTGCTTTCGCCCTCACCACGGCCGAACTGCAAGGACAGATGGTCTTTCGAGGCATGGACCGCTGGCAGGCGCGGCTGGTCGCGGGCCTCCTGGAGCAGTGCGATTCCGTCATCTACGCGCGCTATCGCCCGGCCGGGGAGCGCGCCGATGCCGACTTGACGGCCGCGTACGAGATCGTCGAAATGAGCCGCCCGCGGCAGGAGCCTCAGGAGGTGGCGGTGTGAGGTTCGCCGACCCTTACCTCCTGCTCCTCTTGATTGCCATCCCGGCGCTCCTGTGGCTGAAGGTGCGGCTGACGCGCGAGCGAGCCGGAGCTTCGTTCTCGAACCTCGAGCTGCTTGCCGGCTACCGCCCGACCTGGCGCGTCCGTTATCGCTGGGTGCCGACCCTGTTCCGCGCGGGCGCCGTGGCGATGCTTGTCGTCGCACTCGCTCGACCGCAGCAGGGACAGGCCGAGAGCGAGTTGCCGGGCCAGGGCATCGACATCGCGTTGGTGCTCGACACCTCGGGCAGCATGACCTCGACGCCCCTGGGCCGCGAGACCCGCCTCGCCGTCGCCCAGAACAACATCAGGGAGTTCATCAGCGGCCGCCGCGAAGACCGGATCGGCCTGGTCATCTTCGCCGACCGCAGCTTGGTCCTGAGCCCCCTCACGCTCGACTACGAGGCGCTCAAGAGCCTGGTCACGGACGTGACTCAGGTGGATGTGGGCGGTAACACTGCAATCGGCATGGGACTCGCTGAGGCGGTGGAACTGCTGCGTGGCTCGCGGGCGCGCAGCCGCGTCGTGATCCTTTTGACCGACGGCGAGAATAACTCCGGTGACATCGATCCCGGCCAGGCGGCGCGCATCGCGCAGGCGCTCGGCGTCCGCGTGCACACGATCGGCATCCTCGATAGCGGCACGCGCGCCGCGAACGTCAACGAAGAGGTCCTCACCCAGATGGCGGAGGTCACGGGTGGCCGCTACTTCCCTGTCACGAGCCCCGAGTCCCTGGCCCGCGTGTACGAGAACATCGACCAGCTGGAGAAGTCGCGCATCGGCCGCCTGCAGTTTGCGGCCTACGACGAGCTTGCCTGGTACTTCCTCGCGGCCGCCATAGGGCTGCTTGCCGTCGAGCTGCTGGCTAACATGACCATCTGGCGGAGGGCCCTCTGATGAGCCTCGCTGACGGCAACTGGCTCTTTGCCCTCCTGGCGGTCGAGGCGATCGCCATCGGCTTCGTCTGGCTGGGCCTGTGGCGGAGGCGGGCGAGCGCCGTTTTCGCGGGCGAGCGGGCCGCATCGCCCGGATCGGCGGCATACTGGGTGAAAGCGACCCTCGTGGTCATAGCGGCGACCCTGGTGGTGATTGCCATGGCCAGGCCGCAGTGGGGCTCGCGCGAGTTCAGCCGTCAGCACGAGGGCGTAGACGTCGTCATCGCCCTCGACATCTCGCAGAGCATGACGGCCACGGACTCGCAACCCTCTCGCCTTGGCCTCGCCCAGACACAACTCCGCAGCCTGCTCGAGGGCATCCGCGGCAACCGCGTTGGCCTGGTGTTGTTCGCTGGCAGCAGCATCGTCCGATCGCCGCTTTCGACCGACACCACCGCCATCGCGACGATCATCGCGGGCGCGGAGCAGGAGTCGCGCTTGACGCGGGCCGGTTCCGACCTAGGCGCCGCCCTGGACCAGGCTGCCCGCGTGCTCGAGGCCAGCGAGAGTCCGGGAAAGGCGGTCATCCTGGTTAGCGATGGCGAAGACCACGTGGGCAATGCTGTGCAAAAGGCGGCAGAGCTGGGTGC
This genomic interval carries:
- a CDS encoding DUF58 domain-containing protein, producing the protein IAFTDRVELYLRPRKGQHHVLRMARDLIYHRTRGTGTSIEAATDFLMRVAKRPGVAFIISDFHARGYAPSLRLAAQKHDVIAVSITDPREVELPPAGLVALRDPESGAETLIDTEDRRERERYAAMAAERLLARRRLLTGLGVDEVPLRTDRSYVEPLMQFFRARAGRRVARA
- a CDS encoding VWA domain-containing protein, with translation MRFADPYLLLLLIAIPALLWLKVRLTRERAGASFSNLELLAGYRPTWRVRYRWVPTLFRAGAVAMLVVALARPQQGQAESELPGQGIDIALVLDTSGSMTSTPLGRETRLAVAQNNIREFISGRREDRIGLVIFADRSLVLSPLTLDYEALKSLVTDVTQVDVGGNTAIGMGLAEAVELLRGSRARSRVVILLTDGENNSGDIDPGQAARIAQALGVRVHTIGILDSGTRAANVNEEVLTQMAEVTGGRYFPVTSPESLARVYENIDQLEKSRIGRLQFAAYDELAWYFLAAAIGLLAVELLANMTIWRRAL